In Methylomagnum ishizawai, one DNA window encodes the following:
- a CDS encoding nitrite/sulfite reductase, whose amino-acid sequence MYHYDNYDQTLVDERVAQFKGQTERFLAGELTEEQFRPLRLMNGLYIQRHAPMLRVAIPYGLLSSRQLRMLAQIARRYDQGYGHFTTRQNIQYNWPKLEEVPEILEQLATVEMHAIQTSGNCIRNTTSDHLAGVAQDELEDPRPYCEIIRQWSTLHPEFAFLPRKFKIAVSGAQKDRAATQVHDIGLQLVKGDDGETGFEVLVGGGLGRTPIIGVMIRPFLEKRHLLSYLEAILRVYNRYGRRDNKYKARIKILVKELGQDQFAERVEAEWAMIRDQLLLDQAEINRVQAFFQPHPYAELPAEDAILAAHKQCDAAFAAWFRHNSVAHKVPGYRVAFVSLKPLGIAPGDMTDRQMDAVADLAERYSFGEIRVTHTQNLVLADVRQSDLYELWQALTALDLATPNIGTASDIISCPGLDFCSLANATSIPIANGIQQIFDSLDYLYDLGDLRINISGCMNGCGHHTVGHIGILGVDKKGEEWYQITLGGSSANQASLGERLGPAIAKEDVIHAMEAIFQTYREQRLDDEAFLETVRRVGIEPFQERVYGDH is encoded by the coding sequence ATGTACCACTACGACAACTACGACCAAACCCTGGTGGACGAACGGGTGGCCCAGTTCAAGGGCCAGACCGAGCGTTTCCTGGCGGGGGAATTGACCGAAGAGCAATTCCGCCCGCTCCGCCTCATGAACGGACTCTATATCCAGCGCCACGCGCCCATGCTGCGGGTCGCCATCCCCTACGGCCTCCTGTCCTCGCGCCAACTGCGGATGCTGGCCCAGATCGCCCGCCGCTACGACCAGGGCTACGGCCATTTCACCACCCGCCAGAACATCCAGTACAACTGGCCCAAGCTGGAGGAAGTCCCGGAAATCCTGGAACAACTCGCCACGGTCGAGATGCACGCCATCCAGACCAGCGGCAATTGCATCCGCAACACCACCAGCGACCATTTGGCCGGCGTGGCCCAGGACGAACTGGAAGACCCGCGGCCTTATTGCGAAATCATCCGGCAATGGTCCACCCTGCATCCCGAATTCGCCTTCCTGCCGCGCAAATTCAAGATCGCGGTCAGCGGGGCGCAAAAAGACCGCGCCGCCACCCAGGTCCATGACATCGGCCTGCAATTGGTCAAGGGCGACGACGGCGAAACCGGCTTCGAGGTCTTGGTCGGTGGCGGTTTGGGCCGCACTCCCATCATCGGTGTGATGATCCGCCCGTTCCTGGAAAAGCGGCATCTTTTGTCCTATCTCGAAGCCATCCTCCGGGTTTATAACCGCTATGGTCGCCGCGATAACAAATACAAGGCCCGCATCAAAATCCTGGTCAAGGAACTGGGCCAGGACCAATTCGCCGAACGGGTCGAGGCCGAATGGGCCATGATCCGCGATCAACTCTTGTTGGATCAGGCCGAAATCAACCGGGTGCAGGCGTTCTTCCAGCCCCATCCCTACGCCGAACTGCCCGCCGAGGACGCCATCCTGGCCGCGCACAAGCAATGCGACGCAGCTTTCGCCGCGTGGTTCCGCCACAACAGCGTGGCCCATAAGGTGCCGGGCTACCGCGTGGCCTTCGTGTCGCTGAAACCCCTGGGCATCGCGCCCGGCGATATGACCGACCGCCAGATGGACGCCGTGGCCGACTTGGCCGAGCGCTACAGCTTCGGCGAAATCCGCGTCACCCATACCCAGAACCTGGTGCTGGCCGATGTGCGCCAGTCCGATTTGTACGAGCTATGGCAGGCACTCACGGCGCTGGACCTCGCGACCCCGAATATCGGCACCGCCAGCGATATCATCAGCTGCCCCGGCCTCGATTTCTGCTCGCTGGCCAACGCCACGTCCATCCCCATCGCCAACGGCATCCAGCAGATTTTCGACAGCCTGGATTATCTCTACGACCTGGGCGACCTCCGCATCAATATCTCGGGCTGCATGAACGGCTGCGGCCACCATACCGTGGGCCATATCGGCATCCTGGGCGTCGATAAGAAGGGCGAGGAGTGGTACCAGATCACCCTGGGCGGTTCCTCGGCCAACCAGGCATCCCTGGGCGAACGGCTCGGCCCCGCTATCGCCAAGGAGGATGTGATCCACGCCATGGAGGCGATTTTCCAGACCTACCGCGAACAGCGCCTGGACGACGAGGCTTTCCTCGAAACCGTCCGCCGCGTCGGTATCGAACCTTTCCAGGAGCGCGTCTATGGCGATCATTAA
- a CDS encoding type II toxin-antitoxin system VapC family toxin, with protein MIIADTGFWVALASPKDQHHASAKRTFAGLDESLISTWPVMTETCHLLLKRQGVEAQLKFLDLYRQGGFQAFPLEHAHAPRLSQLMRQYADLPMDLADASLVLLAEALDHGRILSTDRRDFHSYRWKNTRPFVNLLF; from the coding sequence ATGATTATTGCCGACACCGGATTCTGGGTGGCCCTCGCCAGCCCCAAAGACCAGCACCACGCGTCGGCAAAACGCACCTTCGCGGGCTTGGACGAATCGCTGATTTCGACCTGGCCGGTGATGACCGAAACCTGTCATTTGCTGCTGAAGCGCCAAGGCGTGGAAGCCCAGTTGAAATTCCTCGACCTTTACCGGCAAGGCGGGTTTCAAGCGTTCCCGCTGGAACATGCCCACGCCCCCAGGTTATCGCAACTCATGCGGCAGTATGCGGATTTGCCCATGGACTTGGCGGATGCGTCCTTGGTCTTGCTGGCGGAAGCGCTGGACCACGGACGGATTCTCAGCACCGACCGGCGCGACTTCCACAGCTATCGCTGGAAGAATACCCGGCCCTTTGTGAACCTGTTGTTCTGA